TTTGGGGTGGATGGCCTACGCGTTGCCGCGCACGACGTTCGATGCCTGCAGCCCCTTGGGGCCTTTCAGCAGTTCGAACTCAACCACTTCGCCTTCGTTCAAAGTGCGGTAGCCGTTTTCCTGGATTACGGAAAAATGGACAAATACGTCCTCGCCAGTGGAGCGCTGAATAAATCCATAACCCTTGGCTCCGTTGAACCACTTCACTGTACCCTTCTCCTTAGTAGTACTCACGCAAACTCCTTTCGCCTCGAATCAAAATCTCCCCCGATGGTTCCCCAGGCTGGTTCTCCCAAGACTGCCAACGAAGCGAGTTGAAGAGGTGAGACTCATCCGCGCTCAG
This genomic interval from Terriglobales bacterium contains the following:
- a CDS encoding cold-shock protein, encoding MSTTKEKGTVKWFNGAKGYGFIQRSTGEDVFVHFSVIQENGYRTLNEGEVVEFELLKGPKGLQASNVVRGNA